The following nucleotide sequence is from Streptomyces bathyalis.
TCCAGGAGACCACGAACGAGTAGCCCATCACCGCGAAGGCTCCGGTGGCCTGCTTGCCGAACTGGGCGAGGCCGGCGTCGCCGCCGGTGGCCAGGAAGCCGACCATGAGGGTGCCGATGACACCGCCCACGAGGTGCACGCCCACGACGTCCAGCGAGTCGTCGAAGCCCAGCTTGAACTTGAGGCTGACGGCCCAGGAGCAGACGAGACCCGCCACCAGGCCGATGGCCAGCGCGCCGACGGCGTTGACGTTCGCACCGGACGGTGTGATCGCGACGAGGCCCGCGATGGCACCCGAGGCGGCACCGAGGGTGGTGAAGGCGCCGTGACGGATGCGCTCGTAGACGAGCCAGCCCAGCACGGCCGCTCCCGTGGCGAGCTGCGTGTTCATGGCCATCAGCGCGGCCGTGCCGTCGGCGGCGAGGGCCGAGCCCGCGTTGAAGCCGAACCAGCCGAACCACAGCAGAGCCGCTCCGAGCACCACCAGCGGCAGGCTGTGCGGACGCATGGGGTCCTTCTTGAAGCCCTTGCGCTTGCCGACGACCAGTACGGCCGCGAGCGCGCCGATGCCGGCGTTGATGTGGACGGCCGTGCCGCCCGCGAAGTCGATGACCCCGAGGTCGAAGAGCCAGCCGCCCTCGGCCCACACCCAGTGGGCGACGGGGAAGTAGATCAGAGTCGCCCACAGCGCGATGAAGGCGGCCCATGCGCCGAACTTCACGCGGTCGGCCAGGGCCCCGCTCATCAGTGCCGGCGTGAGGATCGCGAACATCATCTGGAAGAGCGCGAAGGCGAAGACCGGGATGCCGCCCTTCTCGGTCAGCGATCCGTCGGTGATGCCCTTGAATCCGGCGAATTCGAGGTTGCCGA
It contains:
- a CDS encoding ammonium transporter — its product is MNGADTAFVMISAFLVMLMTPGLAFFYGGMVRVKSALNMLMMSFVSLGIITVLWVLYGYSLAFGPDTGGFIGNLEFAGFKGITDGSLTEKGGIPVFAFALFQMMFAILTPALMSGALADRVKFGAWAAFIALWATLIYFPVAHWVWAEGGWLFDLGVIDFAGGTAVHINAGIGALAAVLVVGKRKGFKKDPMRPHSLPLVVLGAALLWFGWFGFNAGSALAADGTAALMAMNTQLATGAAVLGWLVYERIRHGAFTTLGAASGAIAGLVAITPSGANVNAVGALAIGLVAGLVCSWAVSLKFKLGFDDSLDVVGVHLVGGVIGTLMVGFLATGGDAGLAQFGKQATGAFAVMGYSFVVSWIIAKLIHVTVGMRASEEEETSGLDRAYHAETAYDFSAVGGSTSGASASPARPAAAAPGSGQQQDEATTAGRISEKKVDA